Proteins from a single region of Deinococcus depolymerans:
- a CDS encoding LLM class flavin-dependent oxidoreductase, with amino-acid sequence MSASSPLPLSVLDLVPVPLGSSAAGSVEAALAYAKAAEDAGFTRYWVAEHHNMGALASSVPLAVLAAASQRTTRIRLGSGGVMLPNHAPLSVAEGYRLLSALAPDRVDLGLGRAPGTDGRTARALRGAQGMMEESFERQLSDLIAFGTGQYPAGHPFAGTVAAPAGEGLFPPLWILSSSGYGAHVAAKAGAGLAFAWHINPDTAQARAAADAYRAAFQPSEAFPEPRVIVAASVVTAPTAAEAEELSLPLGLMFLRLTRGESAPYPTVAEAKAYPYTPQERALADSMRRRAIIGDPQSVAARLHALARDAAADEVIVSLNIPDAAQRRDTLKLVMDAVRAQETRELAPA; translated from the coding sequence ATGAGTGCTTCCTCTCCCCTGCCGCTGTCCGTGCTCGACCTTGTTCCCGTGCCGCTGGGGTCCAGCGCGGCCGGGTCGGTGGAGGCGGCGCTGGCGTACGCGAAGGCCGCCGAGGACGCCGGGTTCACGCGGTACTGGGTGGCCGAGCATCACAACATGGGCGCACTCGCCTCCAGCGTGCCGCTCGCGGTGCTGGCGGCAGCGTCGCAGCGCACCACGCGCATCCGCCTGGGGTCGGGCGGCGTGATGCTGCCCAACCACGCGCCGCTGAGCGTGGCGGAAGGTTACCGGCTGCTCTCGGCCCTCGCGCCGGACCGGGTGGACCTGGGCCTGGGGCGCGCGCCGGGCACGGACGGTCGCACGGCCCGCGCGCTGCGGGGCGCGCAGGGAATGATGGAGGAATCCTTCGAGCGGCAACTCTCGGACCTGATCGCCTTCGGCACCGGGCAGTACCCGGCCGGGCACCCGTTCGCGGGCACCGTCGCGGCCCCGGCGGGCGAGGGGCTGTTCCCGCCGCTGTGGATCCTGAGCAGCAGCGGCTACGGCGCGCATGTGGCGGCGAAGGCCGGGGCGGGGCTGGCGTTCGCGTGGCACATCAACCCGGACACCGCGCAGGCCCGCGCCGCCGCCGACGCGTACCGCGCCGCGTTCCAGCCCTCGGAAGCCTTCCCGGAACCGCGCGTGATCGTCGCCGCGAGCGTCGTGACCGCCCCCACCGCCGCCGAGGCCGAGGAACTCAGCCTGCCGCTGGGCCTGATGTTCCTGCGCCTCACGCGCGGCGAGAGCGCCCCCTACCCCACCGTCGCCGAGGCGAAAGCCTACCCGTACACTCCGCAGGAACGCGCGCTGGCCGACTCCATGCGACGGCGCGCCATCATCGGCGACCCGCAGAGTGTGGCCGCGCGCCTGCACGCCCTGGCCCGCGACGCGGCCGCCGACGAGGTGATCGTCAGCCTGAACATCCCCGACGCCGCCCAGCGCCGCGACACCCTGAAACTGGTCATGGACGCCGTCCGAGCGCAGGAAACGCGGGAACTCGCGCCCGCCTGA
- a CDS encoding MFS transporter, translating to MQASVSATATRHAAAIAVAVTAGHFINDAYSAMLTPLTPALQSKYGVSIAAVTLLSSVYSLTSSVLQPLLGILGERLDRRYAAALGPLMTGVGLTLMGFVPWFGALILLVAVAGLGSGFFHPAGAAYVAQHSPPDRRGLWASLFSAGGTAGMALGPVFAGVGLTHLPWFALIGVVIAAITFAVTPGGVQKAKRIPLRDYAGIFRGPLVWLWAMAVLRSLASMGYNAMLPFMLLARGYGAREVAITLAVYSVASAIGGIVGGRLSDRLGRVTVLRGAILTTIPFFALLILSSPANWWFYPLTFIVGAAVNASIPVGVVTAQEYAPGHVAVASSIMMGFSWGFAGLLVFLVGALADATSPTTAALAALSLLIPSALIAARLPEPRKVQFS from the coding sequence ATGCAGGCCAGCGTCTCCGCCACCGCCACCCGCCACGCCGCCGCCATCGCCGTGGCTGTCACCGCCGGGCACTTCATCAACGACGCGTACAGCGCCATGCTCACACCCCTGACCCCCGCCCTTCAGAGCAAGTACGGGGTCAGCATCGCCGCCGTCACCCTGCTGTCCAGCGTGTACTCGCTGACCAGCAGTGTCCTGCAACCCCTGCTGGGCATCCTGGGCGAGCGGCTGGACCGCCGCTACGCCGCCGCGCTCGGCCCCCTCATGACCGGCGTCGGCCTGACCCTGATGGGCTTCGTGCCGTGGTTCGGCGCGCTGATCCTGCTCGTCGCGGTTGCCGGACTCGGCAGCGGGTTCTTCCACCCGGCCGGAGCCGCCTACGTCGCGCAGCACAGCCCCCCCGACAGGCGCGGCCTGTGGGCCAGCCTGTTCAGCGCAGGCGGCACGGCCGGGATGGCCCTCGGCCCAGTCTTCGCCGGGGTGGGCCTCACGCACCTGCCGTGGTTCGCGCTGATCGGCGTGGTCATCGCCGCCATCACCTTCGCCGTCACACCGGGCGGCGTGCAGAAGGCAAAGCGCATCCCCCTGCGCGACTACGCCGGCATCTTCCGTGGGCCGCTGGTGTGGCTGTGGGCCATGGCCGTCCTGCGCTCACTGGCCAGCATGGGGTACAACGCCATGCTGCCGTTCATGCTGCTGGCACGCGGGTACGGCGCGCGCGAGGTTGCCATCACGCTCGCCGTGTACTCGGTCGCCAGCGCCATCGGCGGCATCGTCGGCGGGCGGCTCAGCGACCGCCTGGGCCGCGTGACCGTCCTGCGCGGCGCGATCCTCACCACCATTCCCTTCTTCGCGCTGCTGATCCTCTCCAGCCCCGCCAACTGGTGGTTCTACCCCCTGACCTTCATCGTCGGGGCCGCCGTGAACGCCAGCATCCCCGTCGGCGTCGTCACCGCGCAGGAGTACGCGCCCGGCCACGTCGCCGTCGCCAGCTCGATCATGATGGGCTTCTCGTGGGGCTTCGCGGGCCTGCTGGTCTTCCTTGTGGGTGCCCTGGCCGACGCCACCAGCCCCACCACCGCCGCCCTCGCCGCACTGAGCCTGCTGATCCCCAGCGCCCTCATCGCCGCGCGCCTCCCGGAACCGCGGAAAGTGCAGTTCAGCTGA
- a CDS encoding isoprenylcysteine carboxylmethyltransferase family protein: MKARSLAGWLLAFLTAQRLLELRVARRNEAWAREQGAAEYGQEHYPLFFVLHPAWMLFTFLEGRNGRRVNVPALLLFLLAQPLRYWVIRTLGRYWNTRILIVPGGQRVTGGPFRFLRHPNYAVVALELAAAPLAVGAWRTALAFTLLNAALLLGLRIPAEERALAHYRAGLQARQAE; encoded by the coding sequence GTGAAGGCCCGGTCGCTGGCCGGCTGGCTCCTGGCGTTCCTGACCGCGCAGCGCCTGCTGGAACTGCGGGTCGCGCGCCGCAACGAGGCCTGGGCGCGCGAGCAGGGCGCCGCGGAATACGGCCAGGAACACTACCCGCTGTTCTTCGTGCTGCACCCCGCCTGGATGCTGTTCACGTTCCTGGAAGGCCGCAATGGTCGGCGCGTGAACGTCCCGGCGCTGCTGCTGTTCCTGCTGGCCCAGCCGCTGCGGTACTGGGTGATCCGCACGCTGGGCCGCTACTGGAACACCCGCATCCTGATCGTGCCCGGTGGACAGCGCGTCACGGGCGGCCCGTTCCGGTTCCTGCGGCATCCGAACTACGCGGTCGTGGCGCTGGAACTCGCCGCCGCGCCGCTCGCGGTGGGCGCGTGGCGCACCGCGCTGGCCTTCACGCTGCTGAACGCCGCGCTGCTGCTGGGCCTCCGCATTCCCGCCGAGGAACGCGCCCTGGCGCACTACCGCGCCGGGCTGCAGGCGCGTCAGGCCGAGTGA
- the meaB gene encoding methylmalonyl Co-A mutase-associated GTPase MeaB — MTVPLPPAGSPPPGDLLARYRAGDLRALARAVTLAEAGLPGARPLLRAARERTARQGGRAVVLGVTGSPGSGKSTLTDALIATLRARGQRVAVLAVDPSSPYSGGAILGDRIRMLRHHADAGVFVRSLASRGALGGLSARTMSVLSLLEGAGFDWVILETVGVGQSEVDVAAACDHTLLVLTPAGGDGVQAFKAGIMEIADVIAVNKADLPGAARTVRELMAAQGLGAHDEHTWMAPIRQTIASKADGLDALIDAVEAHRAHLGEAGLLARREARAEFEVRSLVQERLLRLARERSGDLYARVARGELSADEAADTLLEPA, encoded by the coding sequence GTGACCGTCCCGCTTCCCCCGGCGGGCAGTCCGCCGCCCGGCGACCTGCTCGCCCGCTACCGCGCCGGGGACCTGCGCGCCCTGGCCCGCGCCGTCACGCTGGCCGAGGCGGGCCTGCCGGGCGCCCGGCCGCTGCTGCGCGCCGCCCGTGAACGCACCGCCCGCCAGGGGGGGCGGGCCGTGGTGCTGGGCGTGACCGGCAGCCCCGGCAGCGGCAAGAGCACCCTGACCGACGCGCTGATCGCCACGCTCCGCGCGCGCGGGCAGCGGGTCGCGGTGCTGGCCGTGGACCCCAGCAGCCCGTACAGCGGCGGCGCGATCCTCGGGGACCGCATCCGCATGCTGCGCCATCACGCCGACGCGGGCGTGTTCGTGCGTTCGCTCGCCAGCCGGGGCGCGCTGGGCGGCCTGTCGGCCCGCACCATGTCCGTGCTGTCCCTGCTGGAGGGCGCGGGCTTCGACTGGGTGATCCTGGAGACCGTGGGCGTCGGGCAGTCCGAGGTGGACGTCGCCGCCGCCTGCGACCACACCCTGCTGGTCCTCACGCCGGCCGGCGGGGACGGCGTGCAGGCCTTCAAGGCCGGGATCATGGAGATCGCGGACGTGATCGCCGTGAACAAGGCCGACCTGCCCGGCGCCGCCCGGACCGTCCGGGAACTGATGGCCGCGCAGGGCCTCGGCGCGCACGACGAGCACACCTGGATGGCCCCCATCCGGCAGACCATCGCCTCGAAGGCCGACGGCCTGGACGCCCTGATCGACGCCGTCGAGGCGCACCGCGCGCACCTGGGCGAGGCTGGCCTGCTGGCCCGCCGCGAGGCCCGCGCCGAATTCGAGGTCCGGTCCCTGGTGCAGGAGCGGCTGCTGAGGCTGGCCCGTGAACGCAGCGGCGACCTGTACGCCCGCGTGGCCCGCGGCGAACTGAGTGCCGACGAGGCCGCCGACACCCTGCTGGAACCCGCGTGA
- a CDS encoding histidine phosphatase family protein has protein sequence MTRRLAPTGFAAPDRATATEFWVVRHGESTWNADGRYQGQTDVPLSPVGVLQAASLAERLTAQPFDAVYTSDLARAAQTARIVAERLHGAPPVQTDEGLREIHVGELAGLTIHEIRARFPEYLQALSAEPWSTRRPGGESMEDLYARSGDAFAQIQARHPGQRVLVFTHGGVVRVAVGLALGGVPANAWARLSVSNTSVTRVLLGAGSGMLLGFNDDAHLESLLEATEADDVLGQAP, from the coding sequence TTGACCAGGCGGCTGGCCCCCACCGGCTTCGCCGCGCCGGACCGCGCCACCGCCACCGAATTCTGGGTGGTCCGGCACGGCGAGAGCACCTGGAACGCCGACGGCCGCTACCAGGGGCAGACGGACGTGCCACTCAGCCCGGTGGGCGTGCTGCAGGCGGCCAGCCTCGCGGAACGTCTGACCGCGCAACCCTTCGACGCCGTGTACACCAGCGACCTGGCCCGCGCCGCGCAGACGGCCCGCATCGTCGCCGAGCGCCTGCACGGCGCGCCCCCGGTGCAGACCGACGAGGGCCTGCGCGAGATTCACGTCGGGGAACTCGCGGGGCTGACCATCCACGAGATCCGCGCCCGCTTCCCCGAGTACCTGCAGGCCCTGAGTGCCGAACCCTGGAGTACCCGCCGTCCCGGCGGGGAGAGCATGGAGGACCTGTACGCCCGCAGCGGCGACGCTTTCGCGCAGATCCAGGCGCGACACCCCGGCCAGCGGGTGCTGGTGTTCACGCACGGCGGCGTGGTCCGCGTGGCGGTCGGTCTGGCGCTGGGCGGCGTGCCCGCCAACGCCTGGGCGCGCCTGAGCGTGTCGAACACCTCGGTCACGCGCGTCCTGCTGGGAGCGGGCAGCGGCATGCTGCTGGGCTTCAACGACGACGCGCACCTCGAGAGCCTGCTGGAAGCCACCGAGGCGGACGACGTGCTCGGGCAGGCCCCCTGA
- the purM gene encoding phosphoribosylformylglycinamidine cyclo-ligase, which produces MTESKQGAQASAYERAGVSIDAGHRAVHLMKDAVARTHTPNVLGGLGGFGGLFRAAFGHMQDPVLVASTDGVGTKTKVAVRTGRFGGLGGDIVNHCVNDILVQGARPLFFLDYVAMGKLSPERVAEVVTGAAQACEALGVALLGGETAEMPGVYVDGELDIVGTIVGVVDRPALITGARIEAGDTVIALPSSGLHTNGFSLARMALDDLDWNEARDDLNGQTLADLLPVPHRPYLPAFDALQAAGVDVRGMAHITGGGLIDNPPRVFPAGIGMQVDTGSWTVPPVFELIVARAGVERQEAFRALNMGVGFLFILPAAQGEAALDALRAAGEQPWVIGQMTAGQGVTFTGAV; this is translated from the coding sequence ATGACTGAAAGCAAGCAAGGCGCCCAGGCGTCGGCCTACGAACGCGCGGGCGTCAGCATCGACGCCGGCCACCGCGCCGTTCACCTGATGAAAGACGCGGTGGCCCGCACCCACACGCCCAACGTACTGGGCGGCCTGGGCGGCTTCGGCGGCCTGTTCCGCGCCGCGTTCGGCCACATGCAAGACCCGGTCCTGGTCGCCAGCACCGACGGCGTGGGCACCAAGACCAAGGTCGCGGTCCGCACCGGCCGTTTCGGCGGGCTGGGCGGCGACATCGTGAACCACTGCGTGAACGACATTCTCGTGCAGGGCGCGCGCCCGCTGTTCTTCCTGGATTACGTCGCCATGGGCAAACTCTCGCCCGAACGGGTCGCGGAGGTCGTGACCGGCGCGGCGCAGGCCTGCGAGGCGCTGGGCGTGGCCCTGCTGGGCGGCGAGACCGCCGAGATGCCCGGCGTGTACGTGGATGGCGAACTGGACATCGTGGGCACCATCGTGGGCGTCGTGGACCGCCCCGCCCTGATCACCGGCGCGCGCATCGAGGCGGGCGACACCGTGATCGCGCTGCCCAGCTCGGGCCTGCACACCAACGGCTTCTCGCTGGCCCGCATGGCCCTGGACGACCTCGACTGGAACGAGGCGCGCGACGACCTGAACGGCCAGACGCTCGCGGACCTGCTGCCCGTCCCGCACCGCCCGTACCTGCCGGCCTTCGACGCCCTGCAGGCCGCCGGGGTGGACGTGCGCGGCATGGCGCACATCACGGGCGGCGGCCTGATCGACAACCCGCCCCGCGTGTTCCCCGCCGGGATCGGCATGCAGGTCGACACCGGCAGCTGGACCGTCCCGCCGGTCTTCGAACTGATCGTGGCGCGTGCCGGGGTGGAACGTCAGGAAGCGTTCCGGGCGCTGAACATGGGCGTGGGCTTCCTGTTCATCCTGCCCGCCGCGCAGGGCGAGGCGGCGCTGGACGCCCTGCGGGCCGCCGGAGAGCAGCCCTGGGTGATCGGCCAGATGACGGCCGGTCAGGGCGTGACCTTCACGGGAGCCGTTTGA
- a CDS encoding TVP38/TMEM64 family protein: MTAAVHPPRYLRWLILGGALLLLIGLALLPDVRDFLARAYAALTSRDPRVTHAFVDGLGWAGPLALIAGFVLQAVLPVLPALVMTAVTARAYGPYEGFLIVYAGTLLGAAAGYGLGRTLGDTLVRTLAGETARRAAHDFAARYGLQGVLMVRLMPVLSADVMNLVAGAARMGFRPFMVATAAGALPVTALVVWLSGDTQRMLWGLGLLSATVGVIGLTRWLLARRAARP; encoded by the coding sequence ATGACCGCCGCCGTGCATCCACCCCGTTACCTGCGCTGGCTGATCCTGGGCGGCGCCCTGCTGCTGCTGATCGGTCTGGCCCTGCTGCCCGACGTGCGTGACTTCCTGGCCCGCGCCTACGCCGCCCTGACCAGCCGTGATCCGCGCGTCACGCACGCCTTCGTGGACGGCCTGGGGTGGGCCGGGCCGCTCGCGCTGATCGCAGGATTCGTGCTGCAGGCAGTCCTGCCGGTCCTGCCGGCGCTGGTCATGACCGCCGTGACCGCCCGCGCCTACGGGCCATACGAGGGCTTCCTGATCGTGTACGCCGGCACGCTGCTCGGCGCGGCCGCCGGGTACGGCCTGGGCCGCACGCTGGGGGACACCCTGGTCCGCACCCTGGCCGGTGAGACCGCCCGCCGCGCCGCGCACGACTTCGCCGCCCGTTACGGCCTGCAGGGTGTGCTGATGGTGCGCCTGATGCCGGTCCTGTCCGCCGACGTCATGAACCTCGTGGCGGGCGCGGCCCGCATGGGCTTCCGGCCGTTCATGGTCGCCACGGCCGCCGGCGCGCTGCCGGTCACGGCGCTCGTCGTGTGGCTCAGCGGGGACACGCAGCGCATGCTGTGGGGCCTGGGCCTGCTGTCGGCCACCGTGGGCGTGATCGGCCTGACCCGCTGGCTGCTGGCCCGCCGCGCCGCCCGTCCCTGA
- a CDS encoding MBL fold metallo-hydrolase, with amino-acid sequence MTGPHPPGPVRPDTLTLLGTGDSKGVPRFWCACPVCAEARGAHGQPGVNRRTRTATLLRSGGQSALLDAGPDTHAGLARLSGPLVPDAVFISHAHNDHLLGLGDLLDYVRYADGRLRVYAPPEVVPQIAARFPYAFPAGEAGPVRPIPPRGVPVGGVTVRAFRVPHGANGHSHAYRLDRPAGAGEQGWSAAVVTDAIGIPLELARTWLRGPGGAGLDTLLLGTSFEDESGVPLTGRSVYDVREALALPWARAARQVILTHLSHGVDVRRAAHLPPGWGYARDDLTVPLARPPATPNL; translated from the coding sequence GTGACCGGCCCCCACCCGCCCGGCCCGGTACGGCCCGACACCCTGACGCTGCTCGGCACGGGCGACAGCAAGGGCGTGCCGCGCTTCTGGTGCGCCTGCCCCGTGTGCGCCGAGGCGCGCGGCGCACACGGGCAGCCCGGCGTGAACCGCCGCACCCGCACCGCCACGCTGCTGCGCTCGGGCGGGCAGTCGGCGCTGCTGGACGCCGGGCCGGACACGCACGCCGGACTGGCCCGCCTGAGTGGTCCGCTCGTGCCGGACGCGGTGTTCATCTCGCACGCGCACAACGACCACCTGCTCGGCCTGGGTGACCTGCTCGACTACGTGCGCTACGCCGACGGGCGGCTGCGGGTGTACGCCCCGCCGGAGGTCGTGCCGCAGATCGCCGCGCGCTTCCCGTACGCCTTCCCGGCGGGCGAGGCGGGGCCGGTGCGGCCCATCCCGCCGCGGGGCGTCCCGGTGGGCGGCGTGACCGTGCGGGCCTTCCGGGTGCCGCACGGCGCGAACGGCCACAGCCACGCCTACCGCCTCGACCGTCCCGCCGGGGCCGGGGAGCAGGGCTGGTCGGCGGCGGTCGTCACGGACGCCATCGGCATTCCGCTGGAACTGGCCCGCACGTGGCTGCGCGGTCCCGGCGGCGCTGGCCTGGACACCCTGCTGCTCGGCACGTCCTTCGAGGACGAGTCCGGCGTGCCCCTGACCGGCCGCAGCGTGTACGACGTGCGCGAGGCCCTGGCCCTGCCCTGGGCGCGGGCCGCCCGGCAGGTGATCCTGACGCACCTGTCGCACGGCGTGGACGTGCGCCGCGCCGCGCACCTGCCGCCCGGCTGGGGGTATGCCCGCGACGACCTGACCGTTCCCCTGGCGCGTCCCCCCGCGACCCCCAACCTTTGA
- the trpC gene encoding indole-3-glycerol phosphate synthase TrpC: protein MSVLSTPDLKRVPGVLGRIVDLRAGDYRDADPTLGGARPAARRFEAALRAPALGLIAEVKRASPSQGAIAPLDPADAARAYAAGGAAAISVLTEPRYFDGNREALLEVVAVTDLPALRKDFVVHPAMLREAADWGASAALLMVSVLHEHTGEYLGAAHHLGLDALVEVHDERELDIALEAGARIIGVNNRDLTTLEIDLNVSPRLIHRARDAGFAGVLVAESGYRTPQDIAAVRGLADAVLVGSSLAGSGDLARAARDLMTP, encoded by the coding sequence ATGTCTGTTCTGAGCACCCCTGACCTGAAGCGCGTTCCGGGCGTGCTGGGCCGCATCGTGGACCTCCGCGCCGGGGACTACCGGGACGCCGACCCCACCCTGGGCGGCGCCCGTCCCGCCGCGCGGCGCTTCGAGGCGGCCCTGCGCGCCCCGGCGCTGGGTCTGATCGCCGAGGTGAAACGCGCCAGTCCCAGCCAGGGGGCCATCGCGCCGCTCGACCCGGCCGACGCGGCGCGGGCGTACGCGGCGGGCGGCGCGGCTGCCATCAGCGTCCTGACCGAACCGAGGTACTTCGACGGGAACCGCGAGGCGCTGCTGGAGGTCGTGGCCGTCACGGACCTTCCGGCGCTGCGCAAGGATTTCGTGGTGCACCCCGCCATGCTGCGCGAGGCGGCCGACTGGGGCGCGTCGGCGGCGCTGCTGATGGTCAGCGTGCTGCACGAACACACCGGCGAGTACCTGGGCGCGGCGCACCACCTGGGCCTGGACGCCCTGGTCGAGGTTCACGACGAACGCGAACTGGACATCGCGCTGGAGGCCGGGGCGCGGATCATCGGCGTGAACAACCGCGACCTGACCACCCTGGAGATCGACCTGAACGTCAGCCCGCGCCTGATCCACCGGGCGCGTGACGCGGGCTTCGCGGGCGTGCTGGTCGCCGAGAGCGGCTACCGCACCCCGCAGGACATCGCCGCCGTGCGCGGACTGGCGGACGCCGTGCTGGTGGGCAGCAGTCTGGCGGGCAGCGGCGACCTCGCCCGCGCCGCGCGTGACCTGATGACCCCGTGA
- the hpt gene encoding hypoxanthine phosphoribosyltransferase: MSLAPGNGPVQITQDQLQARIHEIAAKIREDYQGMEPHLICVLNGAFMFHADLVRTIDMPCTIDFLQASSYGNAKQSSGEVRIVKDLQFPISDRHVILVEDIVDTGITMNYLLHYLEGRGPASLKIAALLSKPSRRKVEIPVEYLGFTIPDAFVYGYGLDRAQFDRNLPYITSQE; encoded by the coding sequence ATGAGTCTCGCCCCCGGCAACGGCCCCGTACAGATCACGCAGGACCAACTTCAGGCCCGCATTCACGAAATCGCCGCGAAAATCCGCGAGGACTACCAGGGCATGGAACCGCACCTGATCTGCGTCCTGAACGGCGCGTTCATGTTCCACGCCGACCTGGTGCGCACCATCGACATGCCCTGCACCATCGACTTCCTGCAGGCCAGCTCGTACGGCAACGCCAAGCAGAGCAGCGGCGAGGTCCGCATCGTCAAGGACCTGCAGTTCCCGATCAGCGACCGGCACGTGATCCTGGTCGAGGACATCGTGGATACCGGCATCACCATGAACTACCTGCTGCACTACCTGGAGGGCCGCGGGCCCGCCAGCCTGAAGATCGCCGCGCTGCTCAGCAAACCCAGCCGCCGCAAGGTCGAGATTCCCGTCGAGTACCTGGGGTTCACCATTCCCGACGCCTTCGTGTACGGGTACGGCCTGGACCGCGCGCAGTTTGACCGGAACCTGCCGTACATCACCAGCCAGGAATGA
- a CDS encoding endonuclease/exonuclease/phosphatase family protein, with protein sequence MKRILTRWLPRLLAGLLLLAGVLAGVVYALTDHPKPVQAADLSCPDSAPTLRAGQTLRVMNWNVQYLAGRGYVFFYDTLDGDGPDTRPSADSIARTLDEVTSAIGQERPDLILLQEVDRDSRRTDYQDQLALLQSRLGGAFPCAATTYYHRAAFVPHPSIMGRVGLSLVTLSRYRLDTATRYQLPRICGDPLTVAFNFKRAVLGVTLPVQDGAPLSAFNTHMDAFAQGCDTMRRQVAFVNDLLGATPAPWVMGGDFNLLGTRAAYDRLRERERAYFNPQTELTPLLARFGSFPSPAQIDSGDPAFITHEPNDPAVGKPDRTIDYFLYSPGLKRGDERVRQDRPKISDHYALLSTVTLP encoded by the coding sequence ATGAAACGAATCCTGACGCGGTGGCTACCGCGCCTGCTGGCCGGACTGCTGCTGCTCGCGGGCGTCCTGGCAGGTGTGGTGTACGCCCTGACCGACCATCCCAAACCCGTGCAGGCAGCCGACCTGAGCTGCCCCGACTCGGCCCCCACGCTGCGGGCCGGCCAGACCCTGCGGGTCATGAACTGGAACGTGCAGTACCTCGCGGGCCGCGGGTACGTGTTCTTCTACGACACCCTGGACGGCGACGGCCCCGACACCCGCCCCAGTGCCGACAGCATCGCCCGGACGCTGGACGAGGTGACGAGCGCCATCGGGCAGGAGCGCCCGGACCTGATCCTGCTGCAGGAGGTCGACCGGGACAGCCGCCGCACCGACTACCAGGACCAGCTGGCCCTGCTGCAGTCGAGGCTGGGCGGCGCGTTCCCCTGCGCGGCCACCACCTACTACCACCGGGCGGCGTTCGTGCCGCACCCGTCCATCATGGGCCGGGTGGGCCTGAGTCTCGTGACGCTCAGCCGCTACCGCCTGGACACCGCCACCCGCTACCAGTTGCCGCGCATCTGCGGGGACCCGCTCACCGTCGCGTTCAACTTCAAGCGGGCGGTGCTGGGCGTGACGCTGCCCGTGCAGGACGGCGCGCCCCTGAGTGCCTTCAACACGCACATGGACGCCTTCGCGCAGGGCTGCGACACCATGCGGCGGCAGGTGGCGTTCGTGAACGACCTGCTCGGCGCCACGCCGGCCCCCTGGGTGATGGGCGGGGACTTCAACCTGCTCGGCACCCGCGCCGCGTACGACCGCCTGCGGGAGCGCGAGCGGGCGTACTTCAACCCGCAGACCGAACTGACGCCGCTGCTCGCGAGGTTCGGGTCGTTCCCCAGCCCGGCGCAGATCGACAGTGGCGACCCGGCCTTCATCACGCATGAACCGAACGATCCGGCCGTGGGAAAACCGGACCGGACCATCGACTACTTCCTGTACTCGCCGGGCCTGAAACGCGGCGACGAACGGGTGCGGCAGGACCGGCCGAAGATCAGCGACCACTACGCGCTGCTGAGTACCGTCACCCTGCCCTGA